A genome region from Coffea arabica cultivar ET-39 chromosome 7e, Coffea Arabica ET-39 HiFi, whole genome shotgun sequence includes the following:
- the LOC113702256 gene encoding MICOS complex subunit MIC60, mitochondrial-like isoform X2 has protein sequence MLRRSILRLSSCRLDGRIPIQITSQIPSYLSSRRAMSAASQHNEPQGPGSADKAESGSSLPKILVGGVALGAVVMGAYHTGYLDRFFAKEPHGTAESAKVAAVSEEQPDLREDSKKSLVDEDKIETIANLKYEQTSIPTPKMEHEEKSMSSDSDPSPREDLSRRQEESHFHMKDKPDLKSDDINHIQEEELPSSLGSGTQSDDLSANLGKPSEGSLTMNSSDVKVDSDQQKAVEMTPPFTRDDKAAAENETNSVPVQFNSQDSPKENLAGARRQTSSLLDDYNLKSDGNEPTLVSTSKSQGLPGTIEESYISEDGKLVIDFLQAIHAAEKRQAELDAHTFAEDKRMLKEKYEKELRDARARELMYAEREAILNKELNKERVKAAAALKSLQEKLEEKHKMELEIKKNEAELEMKKLQELAKAELASAIASEKAAQIEKMAEANVHINALCMAFYARSEEARQSHSVHKLALGALALEDALTKGLPIQKEMEALHTYVEGIDKDSLLDLVLSSIPEETRINGTDTVLQLNHKFDALRGTLRRYSLIPLGGGGILAHSLAHVASWLKVREADQSGDGIESLMNRVDSFLAEGKLSEAADALENGVKGTQAAEVVGDWVRRARNRAVTEQALTLLQSYATSISLT, from the exons ATGTTGCGCAG GTCAATTTTGCGGCTTTCGTCATGTCGATTAGATGGAAGAATTCCTATCCAGATTACATCTCAG ATACCTTCATATCTTTCTTCCAGGAGAGCAATGTCAGCTGCATCTCAGCATAATGAACCTCAGGGACCAGGTTCAGCTGATAAAGCTGAGTCTGGGAGTTCTTTGCCAAAAATCTTGGTTGGAGGTGTTGCATTAGGTGCTGTAGTCATGGGAGCTTACCACACTGGTTATCTGGATAGATTTTTTGCTAAAGAGCCACATGGCACCGCGGAGTCTGCCAAGGTCGCTGCTGTTAGTGAAGAGCAACCGGATTTAAGGGAAGATAGTAAAAAATCCCTAGTTGATGAAGATAAGATAGAGACAATTGCTAATCTTAAATATGAGCAGACAAGTATACCAACTCCCAAAATGGAACACGAGGAGAAAAGCATGTCATCTGATTCAGATCCATCTCCAAGAGAAGATTTAAGTAGAAGACAGGAAGAAAGTCACTTTCACATGAAAGATAAGCCAGATTTGAAATCAGATGATATCAATCATATTCAAGAGGAAGAATTGCCCAGCTCCCTAGGAAGTGGTACTCAATCTGATGATTTAAGTGCTAATCTTGGTAAGCCTTCTGAAGGGAGTCTTACCATGAACAGTTCAGATGTCAAAGTTGATAGTGATCAGCAAAAGGCTGTTGAAATGACACCACCATTTACTCGGGATGATAAAGCTGCTGCTGAAAATGAGACGAATTCTGTGCCTGTTCAATTCAATAGCCAAGACTCACCTAAG GAGAATCTGGCCGGTGCACGAAGACAAACTAGTTCCCTCCTTGATGATTACAATTTGAAAAGCGATGGAAACGAACCCACATTGGTGTCAACCAGTAAATCTCAG GGTTTACCTGGGACTATCGAGGAGAGCTATATATCTGAGGATGGAAAACTCGTGATTGATTTTCTACAAGCCATTCATGCAGCTGAGAAACGACAAGCAGAGTTAGATGCTCATACTTTTGCTGAAGATAAAAGAATGCTGAAG GAAAAGTATGAGAAGGAATTAAGGGATGCTAGGGCCAGGGAGCTTATGTATGCTGAAAGGGAAGCCATTCTGAATAAG GAATTAAACAAAGAAAGAGTAAAAGCAGCTGCAGCGCTTAAATCACTTCAAGAAAAATTGGAGGAGAAACATAAAATGGAGCTTGAAATCAAG AAAAATGAAGCAGAATTGGAGATGAAAAAATTGCAGGAGCTAGCCAAAGCGGAATTGGCTTCAGCAATTGCAAGTGAGAAGGCAGCCCAAATCGAGAAAATGGCTGAAGCAAATGTTCAT ATAAATGCCTTGTGCATGGCATTTTATGCACGCTCTGAGGAGGCTCGCCAGAGTCATTCTGTTCACAAGCTTGCTTTG GGAGCTCTTGCACTGGAAGATGCCCTGACCAAGGGTCTGCCAATTCAGAAGGAAATGGAGGCTCTGCATACTTACGTCGAAGGCATTGACAAAGACTCACTTTTAGATTTAGTTCTATCATCAATTCCTGAAGAGACACGGATAAATGGTACTGACACTGTGTTGCAGTTGAATCATAAG TTTGATGCCTTGAGAGGGACATTAAGGCGTTACAGCTTAATTCCACTTGGAGGAGGCGGGATTTTGGCACATTCATTGGCTCATGTTGCTTCCTGGCTGAAG GTTCGGGAAGCTGACCAGTCTGGTGATGGAATTGAATCTCTCATGAACAGAGTTGATAGCTTCTTAGCTGAAGGAAAACTCAGTGAAGCTGCTGATGCCCTTGAGAATGGTGTAAAAGGAACCCAAGCAGCAGAAGTTGTTGGTGATTGGGTTAGGCGAGCAAGGAACAGAGCTGTTACGGAGCAAGCTTTAACCCTTTTACAATCATATGCTACATCCATTAGCCTGACATAA
- the LOC113702256 gene encoding MICOS complex subunit MIC60, mitochondrial-like isoform X1 encodes MLRRSILRLSSCRLDGRIPIQITSQIPSYLSSRRAMSAASQHNEPQGPGSADKAESGSSLPKILVGGVALGAVVMGAYHTGYLDRFFAKEPHGTAESAKVAAVSEEQPDLREDSKKSLVDEDKIETIANLKYEQTSIPTPKMEHEEKSMSSDSDPSPREDLSRRQEESHFHMKDKPDLKSDDINHIQEEELPSSLGSGTQSDDLSANLGKPSEGSLTMNSSDVKVDSDQQKAVEMTPPFTRDDKAAAENETNSVPVQFNSQDSPKENLAGARRQTSSLLDDYNLKSDGNEPTLVSTSKSQVGLPGTIEESYISEDGKLVIDFLQAIHAAEKRQAELDAHTFAEDKRMLKEKYEKELRDARARELMYAEREAILNKELNKERVKAAAALKSLQEKLEEKHKMELEIKKNEAELEMKKLQELAKAELASAIASEKAAQIEKMAEANVHINALCMAFYARSEEARQSHSVHKLALGALALEDALTKGLPIQKEMEALHTYVEGIDKDSLLDLVLSSIPEETRINGTDTVLQLNHKFDALRGTLRRYSLIPLGGGGILAHSLAHVASWLKVREADQSGDGIESLMNRVDSFLAEGKLSEAADALENGVKGTQAAEVVGDWVRRARNRAVTEQALTLLQSYATSISLT; translated from the exons ATGTTGCGCAG GTCAATTTTGCGGCTTTCGTCATGTCGATTAGATGGAAGAATTCCTATCCAGATTACATCTCAG ATACCTTCATATCTTTCTTCCAGGAGAGCAATGTCAGCTGCATCTCAGCATAATGAACCTCAGGGACCAGGTTCAGCTGATAAAGCTGAGTCTGGGAGTTCTTTGCCAAAAATCTTGGTTGGAGGTGTTGCATTAGGTGCTGTAGTCATGGGAGCTTACCACACTGGTTATCTGGATAGATTTTTTGCTAAAGAGCCACATGGCACCGCGGAGTCTGCCAAGGTCGCTGCTGTTAGTGAAGAGCAACCGGATTTAAGGGAAGATAGTAAAAAATCCCTAGTTGATGAAGATAAGATAGAGACAATTGCTAATCTTAAATATGAGCAGACAAGTATACCAACTCCCAAAATGGAACACGAGGAGAAAAGCATGTCATCTGATTCAGATCCATCTCCAAGAGAAGATTTAAGTAGAAGACAGGAAGAAAGTCACTTTCACATGAAAGATAAGCCAGATTTGAAATCAGATGATATCAATCATATTCAAGAGGAAGAATTGCCCAGCTCCCTAGGAAGTGGTACTCAATCTGATGATTTAAGTGCTAATCTTGGTAAGCCTTCTGAAGGGAGTCTTACCATGAACAGTTCAGATGTCAAAGTTGATAGTGATCAGCAAAAGGCTGTTGAAATGACACCACCATTTACTCGGGATGATAAAGCTGCTGCTGAAAATGAGACGAATTCTGTGCCTGTTCAATTCAATAGCCAAGACTCACCTAAG GAGAATCTGGCCGGTGCACGAAGACAAACTAGTTCCCTCCTTGATGATTACAATTTGAAAAGCGATGGAAACGAACCCACATTGGTGTCAACCAGTAAATCTCAGGTG GGTTTACCTGGGACTATCGAGGAGAGCTATATATCTGAGGATGGAAAACTCGTGATTGATTTTCTACAAGCCATTCATGCAGCTGAGAAACGACAAGCAGAGTTAGATGCTCATACTTTTGCTGAAGATAAAAGAATGCTGAAG GAAAAGTATGAGAAGGAATTAAGGGATGCTAGGGCCAGGGAGCTTATGTATGCTGAAAGGGAAGCCATTCTGAATAAG GAATTAAACAAAGAAAGAGTAAAAGCAGCTGCAGCGCTTAAATCACTTCAAGAAAAATTGGAGGAGAAACATAAAATGGAGCTTGAAATCAAG AAAAATGAAGCAGAATTGGAGATGAAAAAATTGCAGGAGCTAGCCAAAGCGGAATTGGCTTCAGCAATTGCAAGTGAGAAGGCAGCCCAAATCGAGAAAATGGCTGAAGCAAATGTTCAT ATAAATGCCTTGTGCATGGCATTTTATGCACGCTCTGAGGAGGCTCGCCAGAGTCATTCTGTTCACAAGCTTGCTTTG GGAGCTCTTGCACTGGAAGATGCCCTGACCAAGGGTCTGCCAATTCAGAAGGAAATGGAGGCTCTGCATACTTACGTCGAAGGCATTGACAAAGACTCACTTTTAGATTTAGTTCTATCATCAATTCCTGAAGAGACACGGATAAATGGTACTGACACTGTGTTGCAGTTGAATCATAAG TTTGATGCCTTGAGAGGGACATTAAGGCGTTACAGCTTAATTCCACTTGGAGGAGGCGGGATTTTGGCACATTCATTGGCTCATGTTGCTTCCTGGCTGAAG GTTCGGGAAGCTGACCAGTCTGGTGATGGAATTGAATCTCTCATGAACAGAGTTGATAGCTTCTTAGCTGAAGGAAAACTCAGTGAAGCTGCTGATGCCCTTGAGAATGGTGTAAAAGGAACCCAAGCAGCAGAAGTTGTTGGTGATTGGGTTAGGCGAGCAAGGAACAGAGCTGTTACGGAGCAAGCTTTAACCCTTTTACAATCATATGCTACATCCATTAGCCTGACATAA